In one window of Juglans regia cultivar Chandler chromosome 3, Walnut 2.0, whole genome shotgun sequence DNA:
- the LOC109011941 gene encoding protein trichome birefringence-like, whose amino-acid sequence MAEAKKYIPIAGGSLISDVKSLFPILKTRRTAVLVYGFVFAFVAFTFFLAFSPSSNSSSPWFINIFGGSSTNSSTGSASDSYRSQFSSIFPNFFPDNSSAQQQVDNFSSPPQNSTSRSSNTASQSPNLTEEPSTVKNNTQRSVNSGKGKLPNSNQSKIVAPEAPVAGNHSASLPVNSAPNVDKESRLVRNQTQSLENSDKLKVLKPNQTTVPALKAPVAPNQSAILPVKSDSSKKTNSGEEVKDVLGKGEMSNNTAWLSKKQRNETKPGVSAKQGNDSLVESLMNCDLFDGEWVRDDLYPLYKPGSCSLIDEQFNCILNGRPDKDYQKMKWKPMGCNLPRLDGSLLLNLLRGKRLVFVGDSLNRNMWESLVCILRNSVRDQSKVYEANGRHHFRGEASYSFIFKDYNCSVEFFVTPFLVQEWEMPDKNGTKKETLRLDLVGRSSYQYKEADFIIFNTGHWWTHEKTSRGKDYYQEGSHVYGELNVLEAFRKALTTWARWVDANINPLKSLVFFRGYSESHFSGGQWNSGGQCDQETQPIKNLTYLRPYPPKMMVLEKILKGMKTHVTYMNITRMTDFRKDGHPSIYRKQKLSEEERRSPVRFQDCSHWCLPGVPDAWNEILFAELLIEKHKKQQQRKRS is encoded by the exons ATGGCCGAGGCTAAAAAGTACATCCCCATCGCCGGCGGGAGCTTGATCTCAGACGTCAAGAGCCTCTTCCCCATCCTCAAAACCAGAAGAACCGCTGTTTTAGTATATGGGTTCGTGTTTGCTTTTGTtgctttcactttttttttagcattCAGTCCCTCATCCAACTCTTCCTCTCCTTGGTTCATCAACATTTTCGGTGGTAGTAGTACCAATAGCAGTACGGGTTCAGCGAGTGACTCTTACAGATCTcaattctcttctattttcccAAACTTCTTCCCCGACAATTCGTCCGCACAACAGCAAGTTGATAACTTTTCTTCCCCTCCACAAAACAGTACCTCTAGATCTAGTAATACCGCATCCCAATCTCCTAATCTCACTGAAGAACCTTCCACTGTGAAAAACAATACTCAACGTTCAGTAAATTCTGGTAAGGGTAAActcccaaactcaaatcaaTCTAAAATTGTTGCTCCGGAGGCTCCGGTGGCTGGCAATCACAGTGCAAGTCTGCCGGTGAATTCAGCTCCTAATGTGGATAAAGAATCACGTCTTGTGAGAAATCAAACTCAAAGTTTAGAGAATTCTGATAAACTGAAAGTTTTGAAACCAAATCAGACTACCGTACCCGCCCTTAAAGCTCCGGTGGCTCCAAATCAGAGTGCGATTCTGCCAGTGAAATCAGATTCTTCTAAGAAGACAAATTCTGGGGAAGAAGTGAAAGATGTTTTAGGGAAGGGTGAGATGTCGAATAATACGGCTTGGCTATCGAAGAAACAGAGAAATGAGACTAAACCAGGAGTGTCGGCGAAGCAGGGGAACGATAGTTTGGTGGAGTCTTTGATGAATTGCGATTTATTTGATGGGGAATGGGTGAGAGACGACTTGTATCCGCTTTACAAACCCGGTTCGTGCTCGCTTATCGATGAGCAATTCAATTGTATTCTTAACGGCAGGCCCGATAAAGATTAccagaaaatgaaatggaaacCCATGGGATGTAATCTCCCAAG GTTGGATGGAAGTCTCTTGTTGAATTTGTTGAGAGGCAAGCGGCTAGTTTTTGTAGGTGATTCTCTGAATAGGAATATGTGGGAATCTCTTGTTTGCATCTTGAGGAACTCGGTGAGAGATCAGAGTAAGGTTTATGAAGCAAATGGGAGACACCATTTTCGCGGGGAAGCTTCATACTCTTTCATATTCAAA GATTATAACTGCTCTGTAGAGTTCTTTGTAACTCCTTTCTTAGTTCAAGAATGGGAAATGCCAGACAAAAATGGAACGAAGAAGGAAACACTTCGGCTTGATTTAGTGGGGAGATCTTCTTATCAATATAAAGAGGCCGATTTCATTATCTTTAACACTGGACACTGGTGGACTCACGAAAAAACTTCCAGAGG GAAAGACTATTATCAAGAAGGAAGCCATGTCTACGGTGAACTGAATGTTCTTGAGGCATTTAGAAAAGCTTTAACTACATGGGCCAGATGGGTTGATGCCAATATAAATCCATTAAAGTCTCTGGTCTTCTTCAGAGGTTATTCTGAATCCCATTTCAG TGGTGGACAGTGGAATTCTGGTGGGCAATGCGACCAGGAGACTCAGCCTATTAAGAATTTAACATATCTGAGGCCATATCCACCTAAGATGATGGTTTTGGAGAAAATTCTTAAAGGGATGAAAACTCATGTCACCTACATGAATATTACAAGAATGACAGATTTCAGGAAGGATGGCCACCCTTCAATATATCGGAAGCAGAAGTTGTCGGAAGAGGAAAGGAGATCACCAGTTAGGTTTCAGGACTGCAGCCACTGGTGCCTTCCCGGTGTACCTGATGCATGGAATGAGATTCTCTTTGCCGAGCTTCTCATTGAAAAGCACAAGAAGCAACAACAGCGGAAGAGATCTTAG
- the LOC109011942 gene encoding homeobox-leucine zipper protein HOX11 isoform X1: MELALSLGDAPKPFAFLDKTTKMSNSGTTLGFCMGVGSGFSGRSDEKRDTREIGDRREVIRGEGDKKISSDPPVQLDLLPFSPVPRSQPPAQLRFPWLTDNLVSEPGSSDGMGRGLDVNRFPMAIAMDEVDDGADLSSPNSTVSSFQMDFSVRNGGRTKRDLDVETERASSRASDDDENGSTRKKLRLSKEQSAFLEESFKEHSTLNPKQKLALAKQLNLRPRQVEVWFQNRRARTKLKQTEVDCEYLKRCCETLTQENRRLQKELQELRALKTSQPFYMQLPATTLTMCPSCERVATTTTSSNATGTNTTTTTTTTKNSAAALSLSKGRVYQVQPHMHHAQKPTS; encoded by the exons ATGGAGCTAGCTTTGAGTCTTGGCGATGCACCGAAGCCATTTGCTTTTCTTGACAAAACAACGAAGATGTCAAACAGTGGTACTACTCTAGGGTTCTGCATGGGCGTTGGAAGTGGTTTCAGTGGAAGATCAGACGAGAAAAGAGACACACGTGAGATTGGTGATAGGAGAGAAGTGATCAGAGGTGAGGGTGACAAAAAAATCTCTTCAGATCCACCTGTTCAGCTTGATCTTCTACCTTTCTCACCTGTTCCTCGCAGCCAGCCTCCAGCACAGCTTCGATTTCCTTGGCTTACTGATAACT TGGTATCTGAACCGGGTTCGTCAGATGGCATGGGAAGAGGATTGGATGTAAATCGCTTCCCGATGGCGATAGCGATGGACGAGGTAGACGATGGGGCGGATCTGTCCTCTCCGAACAGTACAGTTTCATCGTTTCAGATGGATTTCAGTGTTAGGAACGGTGGACGAACCAAGAGAGATTTGGACGTTGAGACTGAAAGAGCTAGTTCAAGAGCTAGTGATGATGACGAAAACGGATCTACAAGGAAGAAACTCAGACTCTCCAAAGAGCAATCTGCTTTCCTGGAGGAGAGTTTCAAAGAGCACAGTACTCTCAACCCT AAGCAAAAGCTTGCTCTGGCAAAACAGTTAAATCTTCGTCCTCGGCAGGTAGAAGTGTGGTTTCAGAACAGAAGAGCAAG gACGAAGCTAAAGCAAACAGAGGTCGATTGCGAGTACTTAAAGAGATGTTGTGAGACGTTGACACAGGAGAATAGGAGGTTACAAAAGGAACTGCAGGAATTAAGAGCTTTGAAAACCTCTCAACCTTTCTACATGCAGCTCCCTGCCACCACTCTCACCATGTGCCCCTCGTGTGAGCGCGTAGCCACCACCACAACCTCTTCCAATGCTACTGGTACCAACaccacaaccaccaccaccaccaccaaaaaCTCAGCTGCAGCCTTGTCGCTTTCAAAGGGTCGAGTATATCAAGTACAACCACACATGCACCATGCCCAGAAGCCTACTTCTTGA
- the LOC109011942 gene encoding homeobox-leucine zipper protein HOX11 isoform X2, with the protein MELALSLGDAPKPFAFLDKTTKMSNSGTTLGFCMGVGSGFSGRSDEKRDTREIGDRREVIRGEGDKKISSDPPVQLDLLPFSPVPRSQPPAQLRFPWLTDNYGMGRGLDVNRFPMAIAMDEVDDGADLSSPNSTVSSFQMDFSVRNGGRTKRDLDVETERASSRASDDDENGSTRKKLRLSKEQSAFLEESFKEHSTLNPKQKLALAKQLNLRPRQVEVWFQNRRARTKLKQTEVDCEYLKRCCETLTQENRRLQKELQELRALKTSQPFYMQLPATTLTMCPSCERVATTTTSSNATGTNTTTTTTTTKNSAAALSLSKGRVYQVQPHMHHAQKPTS; encoded by the exons ATGGAGCTAGCTTTGAGTCTTGGCGATGCACCGAAGCCATTTGCTTTTCTTGACAAAACAACGAAGATGTCAAACAGTGGTACTACTCTAGGGTTCTGCATGGGCGTTGGAAGTGGTTTCAGTGGAAGATCAGACGAGAAAAGAGACACACGTGAGATTGGTGATAGGAGAGAAGTGATCAGAGGTGAGGGTGACAAAAAAATCTCTTCAGATCCACCTGTTCAGCTTGATCTTCTACCTTTCTCACCTGTTCCTCGCAGCCAGCCTCCAGCACAGCTTCGATTTCCTTGGCTTACTGATAACT ATGGCATGGGAAGAGGATTGGATGTAAATCGCTTCCCGATGGCGATAGCGATGGACGAGGTAGACGATGGGGCGGATCTGTCCTCTCCGAACAGTACAGTTTCATCGTTTCAGATGGATTTCAGTGTTAGGAACGGTGGACGAACCAAGAGAGATTTGGACGTTGAGACTGAAAGAGCTAGTTCAAGAGCTAGTGATGATGACGAAAACGGATCTACAAGGAAGAAACTCAGACTCTCCAAAGAGCAATCTGCTTTCCTGGAGGAGAGTTTCAAAGAGCACAGTACTCTCAACCCT AAGCAAAAGCTTGCTCTGGCAAAACAGTTAAATCTTCGTCCTCGGCAGGTAGAAGTGTGGTTTCAGAACAGAAGAGCAAG gACGAAGCTAAAGCAAACAGAGGTCGATTGCGAGTACTTAAAGAGATGTTGTGAGACGTTGACACAGGAGAATAGGAGGTTACAAAAGGAACTGCAGGAATTAAGAGCTTTGAAAACCTCTCAACCTTTCTACATGCAGCTCCCTGCCACCACTCTCACCATGTGCCCCTCGTGTGAGCGCGTAGCCACCACCACAACCTCTTCCAATGCTACTGGTACCAACaccacaaccaccaccaccaccaccaaaaaCTCAGCTGCAGCCTTGTCGCTTTCAAAGGGTCGAGTATATCAAGTACAACCACACATGCACCATGCCCAGAAGCCTACTTCTTGA